A window from Culex pipiens pallens isolate TS chromosome 3, TS_CPP_V2, whole genome shotgun sequence encodes these proteins:
- the LOC120423931 gene encoding uncharacterized protein LOC120423931 — protein sequence MKGKFFNYSLINIYAPTNDKPDDDKDAFYERLDKTYGECPRHDVKIVIGDANAQVGREAFFHPVIGKESLHPRTNDNGLRLVNFAAARGMAICSTFFARMNIRKHTWRHPNGESCTQIDHVLVDGRHFSDVMDVRSYRGPNIDSDHFLVACKIIARLSNVLTPRTARIARLNVQRLASSDVAAEYSRKLDERINEDAPTGNLDEQWGALQSIVNTTATEVIGTTRGRKPKGWFDAECQRVTDEKNEARKRMLVKGTRRNCERYSELRRAEKRIHRRKEREYDERVLAEAQAQYNANDKRRFYATVNGVRKKATPSPVMCNDREGNLLTDKTAVAARWKEHFQQLLNGETREGIVEDRMNVEDDGIAVDPPTLEDVEKAVKELKNAKSAGKDGLPAELFKHGSARMIEILHQIVQRIWCEEQLPTDWLDGLITPIYKKGQRLDCANYRGITILNSAYKVLSRILWSKLRPLTETFVGEYQCGFRAGRSTTDQMFTLRQILDKFREYNLQTHHLFIDFKAAYDSVKRNELWKIMLEHGFPAKLIRLIRATLDGAKSSVRIANETSEAFVTLDGLKQGDALSNLLFIIALEGAARRAGVQRNGTLITKSHMLLGYADDIDIIGIDRRSVEEAFVPFKREAAKIGLTINTAKTKYLVAGRTRGSAGDGVSEVEIDGERYEVVDEFVYLGTLVTCDNDVSCEVKRRISAANRAFYGLRSQLRSRSLRTPTKITLYRTLILPVALYGHESWTLKEADQRALGVFERRILRSIFGGKQVGDRWRRRMNFELYQDYKHADIVKVIKHDRLKWAGHVARMSDERAAKTIFSSEPGRGRRLRGRPRTRWLCAVDEDARAANIVGDWRRAAQDRASWKSSISSALGR from the coding sequence ATGAAGGGCAAATTCTTCAACTACAGCCTGATCAACATCTACGCGCCGACGAACGACAAGCCCGATGACGATAaagacgctttctacgagcgtCTCGACAAGACCTATGGAGAGTGCCCAAGACACGACGTGAAGATAGTCATCGGAGACGCAAACGCGCAGGTCGGAAGGGAAGCCTTCTTCCATCCTGTCATCGGCAAGGAGAGCCTTCATCCTCGCACGAATGACAACGGCCTACGTTTGGTCAATTTCGCCGCAGCCAGAGGAATGGCTATCTGTAGCACCTTCTTTGCGCGCATGAACATTCGGAAGCACACCTGGCGCCACCCGAATGGCGAATCGTGCACACAAATCGATCACGTTTTGGTGGATGGTCGACACTTCTCGGACGTGATGGACGTCCGATCGTACAGAGGACCGAACATCGACTCCGATCACTTCCTGGTAGCGTGCAAGATCATAGCTAGGCTGTCGAACGTGCTAACCCCGCGGACTGCGAGGATAGCGCGGTTGAACGTCCAGCGCCTCGCGAGCAGCGACGTTGCTGCAGAGTACAGTCGGAAGCTCGACGAGCGGATCAACGAGGACGCGCCTACGGGTAACCTGGACGAGCAATGGGGAGCCCTCCAGAGCATCGTCAACACAACGGCTACCGAAGTGATCGGCACGACCAGAGGACGCAAACCCAAAGGGTGGTTCGATGCGGAGTGCCAGCGAGTGACGGACGAGAAGAACGAGGCCAGGAAACGTATGCTGGTTAAGGGTACGCGCCGAAACTGTGAGCGATACAGTGAGCTGCGACGAGCTGAGAAACGAATCCACCGCCGAAAAGAACGGGAGTACGACGAGAGAGTACTTGCCGAAGCTCAAGCACAGTACAACGCGAACGATAAGCGGAGGTTTTATGCAACTGTCAACGGTGTAAGAAAGAAAGCGACGCCTTCCCCTGTTATGTGCAACGACAGGGAAGGTAACCTGTTGACAGATAAGACAGCGGTAGCGGCCAGGTGGAAGGAGCACTTCCAACAGCTGTTGAACGGTGAGACGCGAGAGGGAATCGTCGAGGACAGGATGAACGTTGAGGATGATGGAATAGCTGTGGACCCGCCTACGTTGGAGGACGTGGAAAAAGCCGTAAAGGAGCTCAAGAACGCGAAATCCGCGGGAAAGGACGGACTTCCGGCCGAACTTTTCAAGCACGGGAGCGCGCGGATGATCGAGATTCTGCATCAAATCGTCCAGCGAATTTGGTGCGAAGAACAGCTTCCGACCGACTGGTTAGACGGGCTCATCACCCCAATCTACAAGAAAGGGCAAAGACTCGATTGTGCCAACTATCGAGGCATCACAATCCTCAACTCAGCGTACAAAGTACTATCCCGAATCCTGTGGAGCAAGCTGAGACCGTTGACCGAGACCTTTGTCGGCGAATACCAGTGCGGTTTTCGAGCGGGTCGGTCAACGACGGACCAGATGTTCACTTTGCGACAAATCCTCGACAAGTTCCGAGAGTACAACCTGCAAACACACCATTTgttcatcgacttcaaggcggcgTACGATTCAGTCAAAAGAAACGAACTTTGGAAAATTATGCTAGAACACGGCTTTCCGGCGAAGCTAATTAGACTGATTCGTGCAACGCTCGACGGAGCAAAATCAAGCGTGCGAATAGCTAACGAGACATCTGAAGCTTTCGTTACGTTGGATGGATTGAAGCAGGGCGATGCTCTCTCGAACTTACTGTTCATCATAGCGTTGGAAGGTGCTGCTCGAAGGGCAGGCGTGCAAAGAAACGGAACACTCATCACTAAATCGCACATGCTGCTTGGATACGCTGACGACATCGACATCATTGGTATTGATCGTCGTTCAGTGGAGGAGGCGTTCGTCCCTTTCAAGCGGGAAGCTGCGAAGATCGGACTGACCATCAACACTGCCAAGACCAAGTATCTGGTTGCTGGCAGAACGCGTGGCAGTGCAGGTGATGGTGTTTCGGAGGTGGAAATAGATGGAGAAAGATATGAGGTGGTGGATGAGTTTGTATATCTTGGTACACTTGTGACGTGCGACAACGATGTGAGCTGCGAAGTGAAACGGCGGATTAGTGCTGCAAACAGGGCCTTCTACGGTCTTCGTAGCCAGCTAAGGTCCCGCAGCCTAAGGACGCCTACGAAAATCACGCTGTACAGGACCTTGATACTCCCTGTAGCTCTTTACGGTCACGAGTCGTGGACGCTAAAGGAGGCTGACCAGAGAGCACTTGGGGTCTTCGAGCGGAGAATCCTGCGTTCTATCTTCGGCGGCAAGCAAGTAGGAGACCGGTGGCGCAGGCGCATGAACTTCGAGCTGTACCAAGACTACAAACATGCTGATATCGTAAAAGTCATCAAGCACGACAGGCTAAAGTGGGCTGGACATGTAGCCAGAATGTCGGACGAGCGGGCGGCTAAAACGATATTCAGCAGCGAACCTGGACGGGGTCGTCGGCTTCGTGGAAGGCCTCGTACGCGTTGGCTGTGTGCAGTCGACGAAGATGCAAGAGCGGCCAACATTGTGGGCGACTGGAGACGAGCGGCCCAAGATCGAGCATCCTGGAAATCTTCGATTAGTTCAGCGTTGGGTCGATAG
- the LOC120423942 gene encoding general odorant-binding protein 56d-like produces the protein MMSFKILCIFAIFAGNFVSNSHQQDVTKLPDVEGYKLHCIEASGITESSATKLQSEDEIASPDMATKCYVQCFFQRLRLMNEKGEVQKDTLTKFLTKVVDEEKAKAMVAKCDTRRTNPCDTAYDMFVCYQKNKAKLF, from the exons ATGatgtcatttaaaattttgtgtattttcgcaatttttgctGGAAATTTTGTG AGTAACTCTCACCAACAAGATGTGACCAAACTTCCCGACGTTGAAGGTTACAAGCTGCACTGCATCGAAGCAAGCGGAATCACCGAATCATCTGCCACAAAGCTACAAAGTGAAGATGAAATAGCAAGCCCCGATATGGCAACCAAG TGCTACGTCCAGTGCTTCTTCCAGCGGCTGAGGCTGATGAATGAAAAGGGCGAGGTGCAGAAGGACACCCTGACCAAATTCTTAACTAAGGTCGTCGACGAGGAGAAGGCCAAGGCGATGGTGGCCAAGTGTGACACCCGGCGGACCAACCCGTGCGATACGGCCTACGATATGTTTGTTTGCTACCAGAAGAACAAGGCGAAGCTGTTTTGA